One window of Dyadobacter sandarakinus genomic DNA carries:
- a CDS encoding KTSC domain-containing protein, translating to MPSSVVAHFSYDEETGTLRIRYVSGMVYDYRKVPLEVYRAMRDAPSKGIFLNTFIKDQYDFEKVE from the coding sequence ATGCCTTCTTCGGTGGTTGCCCATTTCAGCTATGACGAAGAGACCGGAACGTTGCGCATCAGGTACGTTTCCGGTATGGTATATGATTATAGGAAAGTCCCTTTGGAAGTGTACCGCGCGATGCGGGATGCACCTTCAAAGGGTATTTTTTTGAATACATTTATCAAAGACCAGTACGACTTTGAGAAGGTGGAATAG
- a CDS encoding lipid-binding SYLF domain-containing protein, with the protein MNNLKSKLAAFFTLFVLATSVQAQSKEEDRIKASVSVLNDFGQMQESIPSQLLDISKGIIIIPKMINAGLMVGGKHGKGIAMVRKANGEWSDPVFITMTGGSIGPQIGVQAVDLVLIFKNSKSLTEMTKGSFTLGGDVSVAAGPMGRSSSASTDYKLEAEVYSYSRSKGLFAGITLNGAALAVDTKANNAFYDNTSSAKTIFTASNVSSQAVDDLRGALADFNK; encoded by the coding sequence ATGAATAACCTCAAATCAAAACTCGCCGCGTTCTTCACACTATTCGTACTGGCTACAAGCGTTCAGGCGCAATCCAAAGAGGAGGATCGGATTAAGGCTTCCGTTTCAGTACTCAACGATTTCGGACAAATGCAGGAAAGTATACCCTCGCAGTTGCTGGACATCTCAAAGGGTATCATTATCATTCCGAAAATGATCAACGCCGGCCTGATGGTAGGCGGCAAGCATGGCAAAGGTATCGCCATGGTGCGCAAGGCAAACGGGGAGTGGAGTGATCCTGTTTTTATCACGATGACCGGCGGCAGCATCGGACCACAAATTGGTGTACAGGCTGTGGATCTTGTCCTCATTTTCAAAAACAGTAAGTCACTCACTGAGATGACCAAGGGGAGTTTTACCCTGGGTGGAGATGTGTCGGTAGCAGCCGGCCCAATGGGCAGGAGCTCTTCGGCAAGTACCGACTATAAGCTGGAAGCGGAAGTGTACTCATATTCCCGGAGCAAGGGACTTTTTGCAGGTATCACACTCAATGGTGCGGCTCTGGCCGTTGATACCAAGGCAAACAATGCTTTTTACGACAACACATCCAGCGCAAAAACCATCTTTACGGCATCCAATGTGTCGTCCCAGGCAGTAGACGATCTGCGGGGTGCGCTTGCTGATTTTAATAAATAA
- a CDS encoding Dps family protein — MKAEAISLSEQEVKPVVDLLNDYLANYHIHYQKLRGCHWNIKGQNFFTLHVKFEELYTNAQLTIDEIAERVLTLGKPPHSRFADYISESEIQEVNTIGMPDLEMVDAILGDMAQLISLERELLEASSAAGDDGTNDMVNRFMQFKEKNTWMLRSFANKQ; from the coding sequence ATGAAAGCCGAAGCAATCAGCCTGAGCGAGCAGGAAGTCAAGCCCGTTGTGGATCTTTTAAACGACTACCTGGCAAACTATCATATTCACTACCAAAAGCTGCGTGGCTGCCACTGGAATATCAAGGGACAAAACTTCTTTACGCTGCATGTCAAATTCGAAGAGCTTTATACCAATGCTCAGTTGACCATTGATGAAATTGCCGAGCGTGTACTGACCCTGGGCAAGCCGCCGCACAGCCGCTTTGCCGATTATATCAGCGAGTCTGAGATTCAGGAGGTAAATACCATCGGTATGCCCGACCTTGAAATGGTGGATGCAATACTGGGCGACATGGCGCAGCTGATCAGCCTTGAACGCGAGTTGCTGGAAGCCTCTTCGGCAGCTGGCGATGATGGTACCAATGATATGGTAAACCGTTTCATGCAGTTCAAGGAAAAAAATACCTGGATGCTGAGATCATTCGCCAACAAGCAATAA
- a CDS encoding FG-GAP-like repeat-containing protein, giving the protein MKIHYKVPLLSIAVVLSCCILFFFAQKTSSKRVSGHKARVSAAPDLPVSSSAMSGIRQSLAGREYNITYDSTRQTLQSPNRKQNLRASYKPGMLSLAPRITKKDSHFVLNLRLDGIYAGSVKAYRVDTAARIEQAENELRIHHKGFTEEYINNEAGIRQNFIIHEKRSEAALLKVKLNVEGARPVSAGINAVGFVQAGHEEARLTYNDFKCWDDEGQPLDGSVTIQGNDIVLAVNVKDAVYPITIDPIIANGTPANANTVLRSNQQGANAYAVASAGDVNGDGYSDVLVGAPFYDKGENDEGAVFVFQGSAAGLNANAVLLLEGNQVNAQFGTSVSTAGDVNADGYSDVLVGAPLYDKGQTDEGAAFLYFGSAGGIKLAGAVTFEANQASAYFGQSVATIGDANADGFSDIIVGAQLYDNGQTNEGAAFIYKGSAGAISAVAATVLESNQANASFGYSVAGAGDINGDGFGDVVVGSMLYDNGQDNEGAAFVFHSSAAGVNPVAAIRLEGNQVAAIFGWSVSTAGDVNGDGFSDIIVGAYSYDKGETNEGAAFIYHGSAAGISANAATTLESNQAEAVLGIAVACAGDVNGDGYSDVIVGAKYYDKGQANEGAAFVYHGSAAGIYANAVATLESNQANAWLGTSVASAGDVNGDGYSDVIAGAPTFDKVQYDEGGAFVFHGSAYSVDLVTSTIFLGGQNGAQFGWSVASAGDVNGDGFGDIIIGANEYDNGQADEGAAFIYYGSKAGLDMASPTILEINKPLSAFGSSVASAGDVNGDGYGDVIVGAYLYDNAKENAGAIFVFHGSKNGINQTIQFKAEGAQEDANMGKSVSSAGDVNGDGFDDIIVGAPGYDLEAPLMDEGVAFIFNGSPAGITQNTRILPGDTRGIYFGSSVATVGDCNSDGYSDVIVGSPLFGQDENYEGAVFVYYGSPTGTNVLPGQTLESGQDGARLGGSVAAAGDINGDGLPDFVAGADRYTNGEYQEGACFVYYAGPNGFFTCPEILERNFMGALLGSAVHGAGDLNGDGYSDVIIGALGYTNGQFNEGSFYVYLGSSSGIANGFVMSAESNQEGAFLGHSVASGGDVNGDGFSDILISAHQFDQTKYNEGIVYVAYGNTGVCLRNNLRIYNSDLISPIAQSQFAKNDFGAGLYSKSFLGRGKGKLVWETRPKGQPFSKVAGGTITTSTQFTGMQNIYASLGSTGTELKSLITKQGVGTKVRTRVKFDPVLAMTGQVYGPWRYTQSNLSGASNAPARQAQVAMTTAGNLEEAFAEISIYPNPVTDWLHIQTSETYEIASVEIRNVAGASIYKSVNASQAIDAREFAPGTYIIIMGDQQGRRTSRKFVVSR; this is encoded by the coding sequence ATGAAAATACATTACAAAGTACCGCTCCTCAGCATTGCAGTAGTCCTGAGCTGCTGCATTCTCTTCTTTTTTGCACAAAAAACGTCCTCAAAGAGGGTTTCTGGCCACAAAGCACGGGTTTCCGCCGCGCCTGACCTGCCTGTGTCTTCCTCTGCCATGTCAGGCATCCGCCAGAGCCTGGCCGGACGTGAGTACAATATTACTTACGACAGCACGCGTCAGACGCTACAAAGTCCCAATCGCAAGCAAAACCTGCGGGCAAGCTACAAGCCGGGCATGCTTTCCCTTGCACCCAGGATCACAAAAAAAGACAGTCACTTTGTGCTGAACTTACGCCTGGACGGTATCTATGCAGGTAGTGTAAAGGCTTACAGGGTTGATACAGCTGCCCGCATTGAGCAAGCCGAAAACGAGCTCAGGATCCATCACAAGGGATTCACAGAGGAATATATCAACAACGAGGCGGGTATTCGCCAGAACTTTATCATTCACGAAAAGAGATCAGAGGCAGCCCTGCTAAAAGTGAAACTGAACGTTGAGGGTGCCAGGCCCGTAAGTGCCGGTATTAATGCAGTTGGCTTTGTGCAGGCTGGTCATGAAGAGGCCAGGCTCACCTACAACGATTTCAAATGCTGGGATGACGAGGGGCAGCCACTGGATGGATCGGTTACCATCCAAGGCAACGATATTGTGCTTGCTGTAAATGTTAAAGATGCCGTGTATCCCATTACCATCGATCCGATCATTGCCAATGGTACTCCGGCCAATGCCAATACGGTACTGAGAAGCAACCAGCAGGGTGCCAATGCGTATGCCGTGGCAAGTGCCGGCGATGTGAATGGCGATGGGTACAGCGACGTGCTGGTGGGCGCGCCATTTTACGACAAGGGCGAGAATGATGAAGGAGCCGTGTTCGTGTTTCAAGGTAGTGCCGCCGGGCTCAACGCCAATGCCGTGCTGCTGCTGGAAGGCAACCAGGTAAATGCACAGTTTGGCACCAGCGTCTCTACTGCGGGTGATGTAAATGCGGATGGTTACAGTGATGTACTGGTAGGTGCACCGTTGTATGACAAGGGTCAAACTGATGAAGGCGCAGCATTTCTGTACTTCGGCTCTGCCGGGGGGATTAAGCTGGCGGGGGCAGTTACTTTCGAGGCCAACCAGGCTTCAGCTTACTTCGGCCAGAGTGTTGCCACGATCGGTGATGCCAATGCGGATGGTTTCAGCGACATCATTGTCGGTGCGCAGCTGTATGATAATGGTCAGACCAACGAAGGTGCAGCATTCATCTACAAGGGGAGTGCAGGGGCGATCAGCGCAGTAGCAGCAACCGTCCTGGAAAGCAACCAGGCGAATGCAAGCTTCGGGTACTCGGTAGCCGGTGCCGGGGACATCAATGGGGACGGCTTTGGTGATGTGGTTGTAGGATCCATGCTGTATGACAATGGCCAGGACAACGAGGGGGCGGCATTTGTGTTTCATAGCTCGGCGGCAGGAGTGAACCCGGTTGCAGCGATCAGGCTGGAAGGCAATCAGGTGGCAGCCATTTTCGGGTGGTCGGTCAGTACAGCCGGTGATGTCAATGGAGATGGTTTCAGCGATATCATTGTGGGTGCTTACTCCTACGACAAGGGGGAGACCAACGAAGGGGCGGCCTTCATCTACCATGGTTCGGCAGCGGGCATCAGTGCCAATGCTGCCACTACCCTGGAAAGCAACCAGGCCGAAGCAGTGCTCGGGATTGCCGTCGCCTGTGCCGGTGATGTGAATGGGGACGGGTACAGTGACGTAATCGTGGGAGCGAAGTATTATGACAAGGGGCAGGCCAATGAAGGTGCTGCTTTTGTATACCACGGTTCAGCGGCAGGTATTTACGCCAACGCGGTTGCTACCCTGGAAAGCAACCAGGCCAATGCATGGCTGGGAACGTCAGTCGCCAGTGCCGGGGATGTCAACGGAGATGGATACAGCGACGTGATCGCCGGCGCACCCACGTTTGACAAGGTGCAGTACGATGAGGGAGGGGCGTTTGTGTTTCATGGGAGTGCTTATAGTGTGGATCTGGTGACATCGACGATTTTTTTAGGCGGCCAAAATGGTGCTCAGTTTGGCTGGTCAGTTGCGTCCGCAGGTGACGTCAATGGAGATGGATTTGGAGATATTATCATTGGCGCGAATGAATATGATAATGGCCAGGCAGATGAGGGTGCTGCCTTCATTTACTATGGATCGAAAGCAGGTCTGGACATGGCAAGCCCTACAATCTTGGAAATAAACAAGCCGCTTTCAGCTTTTGGAAGTTCGGTTGCCAGTGCAGGCGATGTGAATGGAGACGGATATGGGGATGTGATTGTCGGCGCATATCTGTACGATAATGCAAAGGAAAATGCAGGAGCCATATTTGTGTTTCATGGATCGAAGAATGGAATAAATCAGACTATACAATTCAAGGCAGAAGGTGCGCAGGAGGACGCAAATATGGGCAAAAGTGTCTCATCAGCAGGAGACGTTAACGGAGATGGATTCGATGACATTATTGTCGGTGCGCCGGGATATGATTTAGAGGCGCCATTAATGGATGAAGGAGTTGCATTTATCTTTAACGGTTCCCCTGCAGGAATAACTCAGAATACTAGAATTTTACCCGGTGACACGCGCGGAATCTATTTTGGATCTTCGGTGGCAACCGTGGGAGATTGTAATAGCGATGGCTATTCGGATGTGATTGTTGGTAGTCCCTTATTTGGTCAGGATGAGAATTATGAGGGGGCTGTGTTTGTTTACTATGGATCACCAACAGGAACAAATGTCTTGCCTGGGCAGACGTTGGAAAGCGGTCAGGATGGTGCGCGATTGGGAGGGTCTGTTGCAGCGGCTGGCGACATCAATGGAGATGGCTTGCCTGATTTTGTTGCCGGGGCGGATAGGTATACCAATGGAGAATATCAGGAAGGAGCTTGCTTTGTGTATTATGCCGGACCAAATGGATTTTTTACATGTCCCGAAATTTTGGAACGGAATTTCATGGGCGCACTTTTGGGCAGCGCAGTCCATGGTGCGGGCGATTTAAATGGGGATGGATACAGTGACGTTATCATTGGCGCTTTGGGCTACACCAATGGTCAGTTCAATGAAGGAAGTTTCTATGTTTACCTTGGCTCTTCGAGCGGAATTGCAAACGGATTTGTAATGAGTGCTGAAAGCAATCAAGAGGGCGCATTTCTCGGACATTCCGTCGCATCGGGAGGCGACGTTAACGGCGACGGTTTTAGTGATATTTTGATCAGTGCGCATCAATTTGATCAAACTAAATACAACGAAGGGATAGTGTACGTCGCCTACGGCAACACCGGAGTATGCCTCCGCAACAACCTTCGCATTTACAACTCCGACCTGATTTCACCCATCGCGCAATCACAATTTGCCAAGAACGACTTTGGGGCGGGGTTATATTCGAAATCATTTTTGGGGAGAGGCAAGGGAAAGCTGGTTTGGGAAACCAGGCCAAAAGGACAGCCATTTTCCAAAGTGGCAGGTGGTACGATCACCACCAGCACCCAGTTTACCGGCATGCAGAACATCTATGCAAGCCTGGGCTCAACAGGTACTGAGCTGAAAAGCCTGATCACAAAGCAGGGTGTAGGTACAAAGGTGAGAACACGTGTGAAGTTTGATCCAGTGCTTGCTATGACGGGTCAGGTATATGGACCATGGCGGTATACTCAATCCAACCTGTCCGGTGCCAGCAATGCACCAGCACGTCAGGCGCAGGTAGCTATGACGACGGCCGGTAATCTGGAAGAAGCGTTTGCCGAAATTAGCATTTACCCCAATCCCGTTACAGACTGGCTGCATATCCAGACAAGTGAAACATATGAGATAGCATCGGTTGAAATCAGGAATGTAGCAGGAGCATCGATCTACAAATCAGTAAATGCAAGCCAGGCGATTGATGCGCGAGAATTTGCGCCCGGAACTTACATTATCATAATGGGTGATCAGCAGGGACGCCGCACAAGCAGGAAGTTTGTAGTAAGCAGATAA
- a CDS encoding cytochrome P450 codes for MRTIPEHHIGPVSLLAPFRFAGDPLRFLKEGFDACGDTYRLRLFREFVITRDPAFFRHILQQNHRNYKKGSSSKMLRPVLGNGLVTSDGDFWLRQRRLVQPAFHRERLQDLFVMMGEIADRFLDEMEQHRGGPAIDMDARMMAVTSDIALKTLFGNMTTEDKAQIYRQVTRTQKYLVTRVRRPYRIPLMAVNGEDRHFKADVAYFNTLVFNFIQQRRVSGEQPNDLLQLLLDSRDEDTGEQMDDQQIRDEAITMFAAGHETSATGLSWLLYELAAQPDIVAEIRREAALFDRVPGFTQLMQMPYTRQVVEEGLRLYPPAWTMTRESIGSDEIGGFAIAPGTSVFMSIFELHRNPGLWKDPTRFDPANFEPEAVKGRSKYQYLPFGLGPRICIGQQFAMMEMQLLLAALVKRFDFVRETGKPAGMHPQIVLKSSHGIKLYIK; via the coding sequence ATGCGAACGATCCCCGAACACCATATTGGTCCTGTCAGCTTGCTGGCCCCTTTCCGGTTTGCCGGTGATCCGCTCAGATTTCTGAAAGAGGGCTTCGATGCCTGTGGTGATACTTACCGGCTCAGACTTTTCAGAGAATTCGTCATCACGCGTGATCCTGCTTTTTTCAGGCATATTCTGCAGCAGAACCACCGCAACTATAAGAAAGGCAGTTCATCCAAAATGCTGCGTCCTGTACTCGGCAACGGACTGGTCACCAGCGACGGAGATTTCTGGCTCCGGCAGCGCAGGCTTGTGCAGCCCGCATTTCACCGCGAGCGGTTACAGGACCTGTTTGTGATGATGGGCGAAATTGCAGACCGTTTCCTCGATGAAATGGAACAGCACAGGGGCGGTCCGGCCATCGACATGGATGCCAGAATGATGGCCGTCACCTCCGACATTGCATTGAAAACGCTCTTCGGCAACATGACTACCGAAGATAAAGCGCAGATTTACAGGCAGGTGACACGTACTCAAAAGTACCTGGTGACGCGCGTGCGCAGGCCGTACCGCATTCCCCTCATGGCGGTGAATGGAGAGGACCGGCACTTTAAGGCAGACGTGGCTTACTTCAACACGCTCGTATTCAACTTCATTCAGCAGCGGCGGGTGTCCGGCGAACAGCCCAACGACCTGCTGCAACTTTTGCTCGACAGCCGGGATGAGGATACGGGCGAACAAATGGACGATCAGCAGATCCGTGATGAGGCGATCACGATGTTTGCAGCCGGCCATGAAACCTCGGCTACGGGCCTGAGCTGGCTGCTGTACGAGCTGGCTGCGCAGCCCGATATTGTAGCGGAAATCCGCCGCGAAGCTGCTCTTTTCGACCGTGTTCCCGGTTTTACACAACTCATGCAAATGCCCTACACCCGCCAGGTGGTGGAAGAAGGCCTGAGGCTGTACCCGCCTGCGTGGACCATGACGCGCGAGTCGATAGGAAGCGACGAAATTGGTGGGTTTGCAATTGCGCCGGGAACATCCGTTTTTATGTCGATCTTCGAGTTACACCGCAATCCTGGATTGTGGAAAGATCCTACCCGTTTTGATCCCGCCAACTTTGAACCCGAAGCGGTGAAAGGCCGCTCCAAATACCAGTACCTGCCCTTCGGGCTGGGGCCGCGTATTTGCATCGGTCAGCAATTTGCAATGATGGAAATGCAGCTTCTCCTGGCCGCGCTGGTCAAGCGGTTTGACTTTGTAAGAGAAACTGGTAAGCCGGCGGGCATGCACCCGCAAATAGTTCTCAAATCATCCCACGGAATTAAATTGTATATCAAATAG
- a CDS encoding Na+/H+ antiporter, which translates to MHDSIVLYLSLIVVVLFLVMLAQRVRISYPIVLVLGGLALGFVPGLPEVSIDPELIFLIFLPPLLFEAAWQTSWKDFYKWRRVIASFAFLIVILTAGVIAYVSQSLIPGFTLALGFLLGGIISPPDAVAATSILKDIKVTKRLITIVEGESLLNDASSLIVFRFATTAVVSGSFVLSQAVVSFFLVIGMGVVIGLAVALIFYAIHRWLPTTPPIDTILTFVAPYAMYIAAEHFQFSGVIAVVTGGLFLSHHSHNILSHLSRIQGINVWSTIGFVLNGIVFMLIGLELPVIVQQLGDTSLYDAIRYGLIISGVIILTRLACTQGTALFTVFISRFIRTADDRPGWRAPLMFGWTGMRGVVSLASALSIPFLLNTGQPFPQRNLIIFITFVVILVTLVFQGLTLPYLVKWLDVGEMDYSLTSQEQAVNIRRKLAQESLNLINSRFEKEAGENDLVQSLKQKIENDIGFLNHVRESDLTYNTSEHVAQYQLVTREILEHKRSLLKQFNKKETYEEEVIRQHLSQLDLEEEKIRQQFLHLE; encoded by the coding sequence ATGCACGACAGCATTGTCCTTTACCTTTCATTGATTGTTGTGGTTCTTTTTCTGGTGATGCTGGCACAGCGGGTACGCATCTCCTACCCCATCGTGCTGGTGCTCGGCGGGCTGGCCTTAGGCTTCGTACCGGGCCTGCCGGAAGTCTCGATTGATCCCGAGCTCATTTTCCTGATCTTCCTGCCGCCGCTGCTGTTTGAGGCCGCCTGGCAGACTTCCTGGAAGGATTTCTATAAATGGAGGCGGGTGATTGCGTCATTTGCCTTTCTGATTGTTATTCTTACCGCAGGTGTGATCGCCTATGTTTCGCAGTCGCTCATCCCGGGTTTTACGCTGGCGCTGGGCTTTCTTCTCGGGGGCATTATCTCGCCTCCTGACGCAGTAGCTGCCACTTCCATTCTCAAAGACATTAAGGTTACCAAGCGCCTGATTACGATTGTGGAAGGTGAAAGTCTGCTCAATGATGCGTCCAGCTTAATTGTGTTCCGGTTTGCTACGACGGCGGTGGTTTCCGGGAGCTTTGTGCTTTCACAGGCTGTTGTGAGCTTTTTTCTGGTCATCGGGATGGGCGTGGTCATTGGTCTTGCCGTCGCGCTGATATTTTATGCCATCCACCGCTGGCTGCCTACGACGCCTCCCATCGATACCATCCTGACCTTCGTCGCGCCTTATGCCATGTATATTGCGGCGGAACATTTCCAATTTTCAGGCGTCATTGCGGTGGTTACGGGCGGCCTCTTCCTCTCGCACCACAGCCACAATATCCTGAGTCACCTGAGTCGGATCCAGGGCATTAATGTCTGGTCAACCATCGGGTTCGTGCTGAATGGAATTGTATTCATGCTGATCGGACTCGAACTGCCCGTGATCGTGCAGCAGCTGGGCGATACTTCGTTGTACGATGCCATCCGGTACGGACTCATTATCTCGGGTGTGATTATTCTGACCCGTCTTGCCTGTACCCAGGGTACTGCGCTTTTCACAGTTTTTATCAGCAGATTTATCCGGACGGCGGATGACCGGCCGGGATGGCGGGCGCCGCTGATGTTTGGCTGGACCGGGATGCGCGGTGTGGTTTCGCTGGCATCGGCCTTGTCCATTCCGTTCCTTCTGAACACTGGTCAGCCATTCCCGCAGCGCAACCTGATCATTTTCATCACGTTTGTAGTAATTCTGGTCACGCTGGTTTTCCAGGGGCTTACACTTCCTTATCTGGTAAAATGGCTGGATGTGGGTGAAATGGATTATTCGCTGACCTCGCAGGAGCAGGCCGTCAACATCCGCAGGAAGCTGGCCCAGGAATCCCTGAACCTGATCAATTCAAGGTTTGAAAAAGAAGCCGGTGAGAATGATCTTGTACAAAGTTTGAAACAAAAAATTGAAAACGATATCGGCTTTCTGAACCATGTGCGGGAGAGCGACCTAACCTACAACACCTCCGAGCATGTAGCGCAGTATCAGCTGGTTACCCGCGAAATCCTCGAACACAAACGGAGTTTACTGAAACAGTTCAACAAAAAAGAAACCTACGAAGAAGAAGTGATCAGACAGCATTTGTCGCAGCTGGACCTGGAAGAGGAAAAGATCCGCCAGCAATTCCTGCATCTGGAATAG
- a CDS encoding bifunctional metallophosphatase/5'-nucleotidase: MEELLSKIDRRKFIKTSSAAAALWSLGEVPALAKSPVVQLTILHTNDVHSRIEPFPMDGSRNQGMGGTARRAALIEKIRREQDNVLLLDAGDIFQGTAYFNLYGGELEMKIMSSMGYDAGTMGNHDFDNGIAGFVKQLPHANFPFLVSNYDFSNTELKGRTQDYKVFRKQGLRIGVFGLGIQLEGLVNRKNYGDTIYLDPIRKANEVAAFLKNEAHCDLIICLSHLGYKYKENKVSDQVLAASTRHIDLIIGGHTHTFMKAPEQIANLDGKPATINQVGFAGINLGRLDYFFDKKSGKKELVSSVYAVHETGLV, translated from the coding sequence ATGGAAGAATTGTTGTCGAAAATTGACCGCCGGAAGTTTATCAAAACCAGCTCTGCGGCTGCTGCATTGTGGTCGCTCGGAGAGGTGCCGGCGCTTGCAAAAAGTCCGGTGGTGCAGCTTACGATACTGCATACCAATGATGTTCACAGCCGCATCGAACCTTTTCCGATGGATGGGTCGCGGAACCAGGGCATGGGCGGAACTGCCCGGCGCGCCGCGCTGATTGAGAAAATAAGACGGGAGCAGGACAATGTGCTGCTGCTGGATGCGGGTGATATCTTTCAGGGAACAGCCTACTTCAACCTGTATGGAGGCGAGCTGGAAATGAAGATCATGAGCAGCATGGGCTATGATGCCGGCACAATGGGAAACCACGATTTTGACAATGGGATTGCTGGATTTGTCAAGCAGCTTCCGCATGCAAACTTCCCGTTTCTTGTCAGCAACTACGATTTCAGCAATACCGAATTGAAAGGTCGGACGCAGGACTATAAAGTGTTCAGGAAGCAGGGATTGCGCATCGGCGTGTTTGGGCTGGGTATCCAGCTTGAAGGGTTGGTAAACCGGAAAAACTATGGCGATACCATTTACCTGGATCCGATCCGGAAAGCCAATGAGGTTGCCGCTTTCCTGAAAAATGAAGCCCATTGCGACCTGATCATCTGCCTGTCACATCTTGGGTACAAGTACAAGGAAAACAAGGTCTCGGATCAGGTACTCGCCGCAAGTACGCGCCACATCGACCTGATCATCGGCGGGCATACGCATACTTTCATGAAAGCCCCGGAACAAATTGCAAATCTCGACGGAAAGCCTGCCACAATCAACCAGGTAGGTTTTGCGGGCATCAACCTGGGTCGGCTGGACTATTTTTTTGATAAAAAGTCGGGTAAAAAAGAGCTGGTGTCCAGTGTTTACGCGGTGCATGAAACAGGGCTGGTGTAG
- a CDS encoding 5'-nucleotidase C-terminal domain-containing protein yields MFLVKYGRLISMLLLACTAGCHRPLTVSKNDYIQYSIDQQLPQDSAIVRYYLPYKEKLQQEMNRVIGQTEQELTKPADPETLMGNFFADALLTEGLKRDTSIQFAFANRGGLRITFPKGDITVSHVFGLMPFENQMVVLKLRGSDVWKLASFIAAHDGEPVSGLRMKIRNKLPDEVTIAGMPLDTARTYQMLTYDYLADGGGDLDFLRFALERRDLNQKVREALLENISDMTRSGQKINVKLDGRIVVEN; encoded by the coding sequence ATGTTTTTGGTAAAATATGGCAGACTGATTTCAATGCTTCTGCTGGCATGTACGGCTGGCTGCCACCGGCCACTTACAGTTTCAAAAAATGACTACATCCAGTACAGCATTGATCAGCAGCTTCCGCAGGACTCGGCCATTGTCAGGTACTACCTGCCATATAAGGAAAAGTTGCAGCAGGAAATGAACCGGGTGATCGGGCAGACCGAGCAGGAGCTGACCAAACCCGCTGATCCTGAGACTTTGATGGGTAACTTTTTTGCGGACGCCCTGCTGACCGAAGGCTTGAAGCGGGATACTTCCATACAGTTTGCATTTGCCAACCGCGGAGGGCTGCGGATTACATTCCCGAAAGGTGACATCACGGTTTCCCATGTATTTGGTTTGATGCCTTTTGAAAATCAGATGGTTGTATTGAAACTTCGTGGGTCTGACGTGTGGAAGCTCGCAAGTTTTATTGCGGCCCATGATGGCGAGCCGGTCTCGGGTTTGAGAATGAAAATCAGGAACAAACTGCCTGACGAAGTCACCATTGCAGGGATGCCACTGGACACAGCCCGCACGTACCAGATGCTCACGTACGATTACCTGGCGGATGGTGGAGGTGATCTCGACTTTCTCCGGTTTGCATTGGAGCGGCGCGACCTGAACCAGAAAGTACGGGAGGCCTTACTTGAAAATATTTCCGACATGACCCGCAGCGGGCAGAAAATAAATGTGAAACTCGATGGAAGAATTGTTGTCGAAAATTGA